A genome region from Apus apus isolate bApuApu2 chromosome 2, bApuApu2.pri.cur, whole genome shotgun sequence includes the following:
- the RPL14 gene encoding 60S ribosomal protein L14 produces MVFKRFVEIGRVAFISFGPHAGKLVAIVDVIDQNRALVDGPCSGVRRQAMPFKCMQLTDFVLKFPHSARQKCVRLAWEKENINEKWAATRWAKKIEAREKKAKMTDFDRYKVMKAKRMRNRIIKHEMKKLQKLASKKGKKPEKSEKPEKSEKPKSEKREKAPKSEKAPKAQKAQK; encoded by the exons ATG GTCTTCAAACGCTTCGTCGAGATCGGCAGAGTTGCCTTCATCTCCTTCGGGCCCCACGCTGGCAAGCTGGTGGCCATTGTGGATGTTATTGACCAAAACAGG gcacTGGTTGATGGCCCCTGCAGCGGTGTCAGAAGGCAGGCAATGCCCTTCAAGTGCATGCAGCTGACTGACTTTGTCCTCAAGTTCCCACACAG TGCTCGTCAGAAGTGTGTGCGACTTGcctgggagaaggaaaatatcAATGAAAAATGGGCAGCAACAAGATGGGCAAAGAAGATTGAAGCCCGGGAAAAG aaagCCAAAATGACTGACTTCGATCGCTACAAGGTTATGAAAGCAAAGAGAATG AGAAACAGGATTATCAAGCATGAAATGAAGAAGCTCCAGAAGTTGGCTTCCAAGAAAGGCAAGAAGCCGGAGAAGTCAGAGAAGCCGGAGAAGTCAGAGAAGCCGAAGTCAGAGAAGCGAGAGAAGGCGCCAAAGTCGGAGAAGGCGCCGAAGGCACAGAaggcacagaaataa